TGATGCAATATTCCCATTCTCAAAAGGTGGGAATGAATGAAGCTTTGCACAGGAACGTCCTTGAAAATCGATCcatgaacaaaaatatatcctTCAAATGACTAACATAGGGCTTTGCTTTACCCTTGCAAACCGCTGACTGTTTAACTCAACTTCAGCAAGAACACCTTTGAGGGAATggcatgtggagagagagagagagagagagagagagagagagagagagagagagagagagagagagagagagagagagagagagagaaggatgaatAAGAGAAGAAACGGACATCCTCAAAGCGTAGTTCATTGCCACTTTTGAGAATGGGATCAGTGCTTCCTGAAACTTCTAAGGATATTTAAGCCAGCAATATAGAAGAGGCACCATATCAAGGGGGGCTATTTTCCAATCACAATAATACTGTTACTAAAGTTTATACAGCTTATGCTGTGCTACTAACACagcttctactactactactaatactactactactactactgcaactGCTACTCCTGGCAAGAACAATACCAACACTGGCCTCGTTGTTGGTTCAAAAGTTAAGTCAGCCTGCCATGAGAAACGTCATAATAGACCCATATGATAGTACAGTACAGTCCCAAGTGCCATATTTAGAAATGACAAAAGGATggaattaaaaaatatgatttgattACTTCCTAAATCCCACGCAAATGACACCTATCAACACTACCAAAAGCAGAGCTGAAAGTCACATCAGTTATATAATATCCACAATGTCATCTCCTCATGGTTTTATCCTCTAAAGctgatttcttcatatattcattcatGGATTTGTTATCTAAACTATAGATCACAGTGAGGAACGAAAGCCAACTATGAGGGTTACAAATTGTTACTCCCTTAGTATATTTTCACTCATAATCAATCTCTTCAAAGCTTGCTTATCACGATTGTGacatttctaataaaaataatattaatatcaaacgCAGGCAACCATAAAAGTAATCACACAGCTTCTTGAAAGGCACAAAGTTTTGAAAGCATAAATGCACGTGGTCAAGCTTTTGTACTCCTGTCTCGCTTCACTGCTATTTCCCACTATTTTATTGCTTGGGTGCATCAAATATTTCGTAAAGTGACTCGTATAAAGTTAAAATATCTATATGCATGAAATGAAATTCTGAATATGTTCAGGTTTGTGACAGTATGAAAACCAGACGTATCAAGGCCTTTCCTGGTAATGCAATTGATTCAAGCAAAATCTCAGATATAACACTGTAATGTTCATACTCTTATGAATATGTCCAGCACATTTCAGTATCCTTTTCTCTCAAGGAATCACTTCTTTGACATTTCACTGttactttcatttgaaaaatatatttttaactttgccTGTGGAGTCACAGAATCCATCAACTTTCAGTGTTCATTGTCCCTTAGAGAAATCAGTGCCAACATAATCTGATGTTCTCTTTCTCTGAAACAGTTCTAAGCCATTTCGAGGCTTTCTCTTTATAGAAATAGAAGCTACACACGTCACTGTTCTCTTTGAAAAATAAGAACCATCactctttaacatttttatagaaattacttCCATGCCatttcgctaccactttctctttaaaaaaaataaaatccatatatTTCACTGCTCTTCTTCGAAAAATAAGATAAGATCCACAACTCTTCAATGTTCTTTCCCTCTGATTAAAACAGTTTTGACTCGGTACTATTCTACCTCtttgagaaataaattaaatgcttTATTGTCCTTTTTCATTTAAGACAAATCCAAGTCTTATCAGTGTCCTTCCtctctggaaaaaattaatgaattttcacACTTCGTTCGCATTGGAAAacaattttatagttttcttacttttgttgACACTTCACAGctctaaaaaaacataattttatagtttttcttacttttgttgaCACTTCACAGCTCTAAtagttttcttacttttgttgACACTTCACAGCtctaaaaaacattatttcatagttttcttacttttgttgACACTTCACAGCTCTATCACTGAAACCACAGATTTTATGACAACACTTTTTCCTCATTTAAAATTCCAGTTCATTCACTTTTCAGTGTGCTCATCACTGAAGCCCGCACAGTGTTCTGTTTGAATTAATCAGATAATACAACTACTTTTTATATCTAAATCAATCAATCCACAATTTCCTTTGCTCTGCACTTCTGAACATGCTTCATTGCACTTACTTATTCTCTTTAGTTTAGGtctttttctgagttttttttttctacataacaTTTCAATgtgttctatttttctcctcgAAGTAATACATTCTCGCCTGCCAAATCGGGGCATTGTCATTGTAGGGAAAATACCCAGGGACGGGGAGCGTCGCGCTGAGTATGATGCCGACGGCGATCAGGACGAGGTAGACCAACAGCGAGGCCCACCAGCAATACTTCTCCCACTTCTTCTTCTCGAAATTCCTGAGAATGTAGGTTCCGACGGTCATGCCTGCGATCGCACCGCCCAGATGCGCCGCGTGGCCGGTCTGCAACGGAAAGGGATTTATTCCTTTTTGGGGAGTGATTGTTTTTCGAGACAAATAGCAATCACCTTGAGGGACCTCCTACTGATGAGTTGTTTTCCTTATGGAGACAAATAGCAATCACCTTGAGGGACCTCCTACTGATAGGAGTTTTATGCTATTCCTTATGGAGTGACTGTTTTTCGAGGCAAATAGCAATCACTTTGAGGGACCTCCTGCTGATAGGAGTTTTATGCTATTCCTTATGGAGTGATTGTTTTTCAGGGCAAATAGCAATCACCTTGAGGGACCTCCTACTGATAGGAGTCTTATGCTATTCCTTATGGAGTGACTGTTTTTCGAGGCAAATAGCAATCACCTTGAGGGACCTCCTACTGACAGGAGCCTTATGCTACTATTCCTTCTCTCTCCAGGCAGCAGTAATCGAGACTGATTTGGTTAAGTATGCCTCCCGTcacctttaaagaaaaatagaaacaacacagaTGCCGTCCATCGAGATTTGATTTGGTCAAATATGCCCCTCTTCGCctttaaaagataaatagaaaagatGAGCTGTCCACTGACGGTGTTCTTACAGATTTGCCTCATCCTCTTCTTGAAAGGACCTACATGGATTTGGGCAGAAATGTCCTTCTCCAACTCGTCCCCACAAGCAATGTTACTGAAGCATTTGCAAAATATTACAGTAGTGGACAAATTCTTATGGAAAAGAAATTcatgcacagttttttttttttttttttgagaacataTCATTTTAGATAATGGTGATACACAAAAacctttaaaagatattttttttcctgaaggtgGGAAGGTGttgttataattgtatttttctctGAAACACGTAGGATACAAACGAGAATTAAGTCTTCTGGGGGAGCAGGCCATATTTTTCTTTCCCCCTTCCACGCATAAGATAAAGCGAGAACAGCTGGAACTTGGCAGGATAATAGGAAAGATTTGCCTCTAGAAAGCACCATGCTATGGGAAACCTGCTTTAGTTAGCTAGTTAGCAGAACTTTGAAAATAGCAATATTATTTCCGCCTGACATGTTTTTGACCATCCATGACAGGGCGTAAAATTGAATCCTTAATGATGTGGATACATCTAGAAGGAGCAAGGTAATACGATGCCTATTCCTTTGACATTCTTCATCAATCAAGGCCAACAAACCTTCTTGCAGAACCTGAATATATTCATAAGACTATAAAGAACACTGCATTAATCAGCTTACGCTAATCAACCCCTGTACTTCCTATTTAAGAGCACATTAGTGTTTCATCGAATATAACCAGTACGTTCTTGCAGATATAACTTATATTCTATAGCAGGAATGGAACTGAgtataaaatttagcccaaaggtccagcgctgggacctattaggtcattcatcgctgaaagggaaattgagagtaatggAGGTTTtaaatgtaacaggaggaaaacctcgcagctgcaccatgaaacaactattagcagaaggtggaaagtaagctggaagaaaaagaatagaaacggaggtacagtaaaaggaatgaagggggttgcagctagaggccaaagggacaccgcaaagaaccttaagtaatgcctacagcgcactgcctgaggtgcactgatggcactagcccgtATATGGTAACTACTTACCCGGCTACCAACATACACCAACAAACCCCTGCactcctaaataaaaataaaaacactcattcctaaaaatacatttattaagtCATCCCTCACCCAGAGGACCTAATCCTTACAAGAGTCACCTCACCTTTGTCTTATTTCCATTGAAGTATATGTCCCACACGGCAAATCCCACGTCGCTGAAGCTCAGCACGATGATGACCACGAGCTGAAGCCACCGGAATTCCATTTGGGaccagttctgaaaaaaaaaaaaagttgcctcaCTCTCCTTCTTCatttaggaaatttaaaaaataaatgtttcatcacTCTTCGTTTTTAAGGGAATCATTGATTTGAAATATAAGACTGCACGATGAAAgattcctcatcttcttcttcttcttctttttggggGAATTACTGATTTACAATATAAGACAACCTGATAAAAGATGTGTATTTGTTTAAGATGTGTCGGgaaagatattatttattataaaatacctaaatttctgaaaattaaaaatttctgatCATATTTTTCTGGGGGGCTAGATTTACATAAAATTGCATcactcttcttattatttttacagaattattaatttaaatataagaTTGCATGATACAAGATGTTTGTTTTTACTTGAGGAATTTCTGGAAATATATGCTAAGTAAAATAcctaaatttctgaaaatgaaaagtaaagaaaattttgattaCATTTTTCCTAAGTTCTAGATTAACAGTACACTTCTTATGCCATTAATACAACGATTCTACCTGCAATTGCACGGAATGCCTCGTAATACCGTTACACCTAATGATACTTTTCACTGATTCCGggttatttcataaaaacaaagcagaatcggaaaaaaattattctgactTAAAATCACTAATATCAGCGCATTACACAAATGCGTATTTTAAATACTATCAGAGTATTTGATACTACTGATAGGCACTGTTAACGTAGTGTTATAATGCAAGAAGGAACAACAACTAACCTGAATGACTAAACGAAACCTGTATCTGATATTACTAACCGTCAGTTAACTGAGCAGTGTAGCAACGGCAAGAATGAAAACTAACTTAACTGACTTAACAATACCTGGATTGCAatatcataataaacataaaataaaaagtgacttAAAACCTCTATCATCGGTCACCAGTACTCACGCCTgggctccaaaaaaaaaatgagaaaaagaagaataaaaacaaaacaatcgaATCCAGATTATCTGAAACCCTTACCATCAGCATGTTACCCAAGTGGGCGTATTCCACGGAGAAGACACCAGCCGAGGCTCCCGCCAGAAAAGAGTCGGGGTCCGAGATGGACTGGGCCAAAGCCCCGAAGAGCACACCTGACAGGTAGATGGTGCCGATCCTCCACCACCCGTGCACCACCTCCAGAATGATGCCCAGGACAAACTGGACCACGAGGTTGTTGATGAGGTGCATGTACCTGGAAAAGATGCTCTGGTTAATATAAGCTACATtggctggaatatatatatatatatatatatatatatatatatatatatatatatatatatatatatataaaatatatgaatttctatcacatcaccctgattcatatacaagcattaagctacaaatgtcctttaatatcaattcgctctacctcggaaataatatattttcatatatgttgcctgaaggagaattttttagttgataagttcgtcgtctcgtgggatcgaaccacggaagaacaagaactcaggactacagtgacgcttcAACCATATAgccttgtggtttaaggcgtcactgtagtcctgagttcttgtcttccgtggttcgagcccacgagaccacgaacttatcatcaacaaaaaaattacccttcgggtaacatatatgaaaatatattatttccgaggtagagcgaattggatattaaaggacatttgtagcttaatgcttgtgtgtgtgtgtgtgtgtgtgtgtgtgtgtgtgtgtgtgtgtgtgtgtgtgtgtgttcccaacAGCGAGCAGAGTGATCTGGAGGCGTTACAAGATGTAGTGTCATAAGACTGAGGATTTCATCTCTattggctagctgatggagctcagaatggggaagggtccaaccctggtaaaaataaacccccattcgaTGACGCTCTGTTAGCAGTGATGCCCTAATGCCCTAGGGGTGAGATCACTTGTAGCCGTCAAAGgccccatatatataatataatatatataatatatatatatatatatatatatatatatatatatatatatatatatatgtgtgtgtgtgtgtgtatatataatggaacTATATTTCAAAGTACCAATAAAAAGCAGATATTCACTGAAACATTGGTACTGTACTAATGACAACAATATAAGCTATACTGAGTGGCACtatatttcaaattattgttaAAACAGCAGATATTTCCTAAAACACTGTACTGATGACAACAATATAGACCAAGGTATCTAACAGTCTTTTTGCAATCAGTTTTAGGGCTAAATCActcttttatctttataaatactGCCAGAtaagaatatgaaattttaaaaactggcTGTGGACTAGCAATTCGTTTTCTCACAAAAACATCACCGGTAAAGACAATCGAAGTGGTCTGAAAAAATCAGATCTCAAGCACAATCATACTACAGGTACCATGAAAAATTTGACAATGTTTCTAAATCaagtttcattcttatttttcttcacttgCGTACAATCAATATAATCACTTCTGATTATTAATTCTCGAGTGCATATTCATGATTGTAAAGCTGTAAAGTTAGAGATTGGAACTCAATGCGAATGAGATGTAACTAGGGATATATGTAAATTCCTGAGAGGCATTTTGTCCATTTGTCCTAATAATGAAGATGCACATAACTgtcgtttatatatgtatacatatttacttcattatttatgtgCAATTTCTAACTCCGTTTTACTGCATTTCCAACCTTTGGATTCAGTTATCCTATTTTTCGCATGAAAGTTGGCTTggcaagttaatggcctttctGGCCTGTTCtagttatatacaaatatcacgaatataatagtaataatttgcaGAATACGTCAGTTTGGagttaaataaattaagttatactgtgtaaaaattaagtatacagaATACTGATTAACAGCTTTGGAGTTAAATTTtaaaaccagttggttacttagcaacgggaccttataatccgaaccacattatagcgagaaatgaactatcaccagaaataaattcctctaactcttcatcagccggccggagactcgaactcgggcctatgctagtccacagctctaccgactcactcaACGAAGAGCTAGTTATACTGTGTAAATTAAGTTCACTAGTTGTACTACAGGGTGTACCGCCAATAAATTCTGTCACTCTTACCCTCTAAGTTTAGTTTGGGTTGGGTCGTTTTGGGATAGCGGCTTTGCTTTTCAAGCAACGAACcctaaaaactttaatttttatcctATTTCAGTAATGTAATCACTTGTCAGAACATAAGTAGTCCGCAATCAAGTTCAACCATGCATCTCTCAACCCTTATTTTTGGAAATTCAATCGCTCTAATTGGAATAAGTAACGTTATTCAGCGAAAATAAGCACaagaagcaaataaaatgaaaagagctttaaaaacaaatttacttgtTTCCAAAGTCACCCTTCCAAATATTTGCAGTTTTCTGTTGACTTATACGCGTCAACACTTATAGAAAACGGCTCCTCAAGTACAATGTAAACTaaactaaaatgaattaaagGCCAGAACACCTATAGTTTTTACTCGTGTAGTGTGTGTAGTGCTGTTTATATTCAGCTATATCTAAAGTCATATTAACTTGTAATTCTCAAAAACAATCTATCCAGGATAGATCGATGTCTTTATACATAGCAGAACATCGaactttttccacatttttttttttttttacggtttcaAGCAAATATCAACACTTACGTGTGACACTCACCCAGAATGGATCAAGGCATATGACAGGTATCTCCAGCACTCATATCGTCTTCTGGGGTGGTAGATAAGAGGTGAATAGACTGGCGCTGGTCCAGCAGCCTTCATGGGCTCTCCCATGTCTACCATGTAGTAGACGAAAACGCCTGTCTGCAATTGGTGGAAACTTACTCATT
This window of the Macrobrachium rosenbergii isolate ZJJX-2024 chromosome 47, ASM4041242v1, whole genome shotgun sequence genome carries:
- the LOC136830702 gene encoding rhomboid-related protein 2-like isoform X2, whose translation is MARIEPMESMTPIPKWILVKAHEFWNRQDIKKDKKIPMQQVKESLLTEESDRMPNALVIELLHKADENEDGYLDYDEYMKFAEAASTRSRGRDTFSRAAMTIIPRNERTVEKRSYFQNYSCCPPPFFMVLATLVETGVFVYYMVDMGEPMKAAGPAPVYSPLIYHPRRRYECWRYLSYALIHSGYMHLINNLVVQFVLGIILEVVHGWWRIGTIYLSGVLFGALAQSISDPDSFLAGASAGVFSVEYAHLGNMLMNWSQMEFRWLQLVVIIVLSFSDVGFAVWDIYFNGNKTKTGHAAHLGGAIAGMTVGTYILRNFEKKKWEKYCWWASLLVYLVLIAVGIILSATLPVPGYFPYNDNAPIWQARMYYFEEKNRTH
- the LOC136830702 gene encoding rhomboid-related protein 2-like isoform X1, giving the protein MARIEPMESVGEMTPIPKWILVKAHEFWNRQDIKKDKKIPMQQVKESLLTEESDRMPNALVIELLHKADENEDGYLDYDEYMKFAEAASTRSRGRDTFSRAAMTIIPRNERTVEKRSYFQNYSCCPPPFFMVLATLVETGVFVYYMVDMGEPMKAAGPAPVYSPLIYHPRRRYECWRYLSYALIHSGYMHLINNLVVQFVLGIILEVVHGWWRIGTIYLSGVLFGALAQSISDPDSFLAGASAGVFSVEYAHLGNMLMNWSQMEFRWLQLVVIIVLSFSDVGFAVWDIYFNGNKTKTGHAAHLGGAIAGMTVGTYILRNFEKKKWEKYCWWASLLVYLVLIAVGIILSATLPVPGYFPYNDNAPIWQARMYYFEEKNRTH